ATGATGGGAGAATAGATCATATTTTCAgatcgaacacacacacattcctagtTCATTCTGATAAAACAGGCAGACTTTCATTCATTTGYATGTTTCTTTATTTACACTACATTGGCACACCTTAACAAGGCCTTTGAGTGATTCCTCACAAAACCAGGACAAAAAAAGACCATGAATTTTGGGATTRTCATCAGATTTAATCCACCGAATGGTACTTTGGAGGATCGATTGTTGAAATATATTTGACGTTTGTATCTAAGaacataattgagaaataattaatcCAAGTTGGCATATTTAATCAATTGTGGCCTTATTCAGGCCTCCTTTAAAACTCTGTAACGTTTTATCTGTAGGTGCTAAACCGCAAACATGTATGTCATATCAAGATTTACCACTTGCTCTGTAAGTCAGACGTATTTGAGTcttattttgatttcaataagcattttcttaCATTTATTTATGAATATTGACAAATACAAACATGAATattgaaatttgatttgtcagTTTTTATATAGATATTGCCGAACATATAATACTCTATGGgcagagtgggatctctgctagttttaTAGTTTTGGCATATTTCATACAGATACATTGGCATAGTAGGCAATGTAACAAATCACATCCCTCCTWGTACTTGTATCATGGCACGTTGTGCAaatttgaaaataaaggagagccgcacacactaagagctcagatgcaaaaatgtaatgtccaacgtTTTGACAGGCAAGCTGTCATACcctgaagacagcttgcctgtcgaaatgTTGGACATAAAATTTTTGCATCTGCGCtcttagagtgtgcggctctcgtttattttcaagttttccactccgctagccagcacctcacctaaataggtgtgcATTTCTTTTTCCTCTACATTGTGCAAATTACCAGCAGAgggcgaccattttgaatccattttcacattcactctgttggtAATGCTTATGAATTGCATCATAACTCTAAAGGTAGCAGAGACACCACCACAGAGCTTCTAAACCCACAGGTGCAACATTGCTAGACTTCCAGGAACGCTTGTGAAACAGACCAAACAAACCAGGCTGGGGTCAATaaagtcaataaaaaaaagtgaaaaattCATCCTTAGTTTTGAATTTTCTCataatctaaaggcacaacctagattccagacaatgtcttaagtagttgaacatgttatcaCTCCAACCTCATGAAAGYGACAAACTGCCACGYTTTCATTttttctcaaaaacaactttatatcgaaggagcgcctttgatttgatggcctgcacaTGCACAGTTCAGCGCGAGACGACCGctagacccgatgacgtgtttctacgcatgagcttagctagccaacgcctccatgacatcgcctacaagtRtgatcagggatttctattggcGAAGCAGTTTTAGCCTTCATAATGTACTGTCTTTGGCCCCACTCTGAAACGTTGATATGCCCGTAGATAATATTATGTTCAAGAATATTTTTGAAACATTTCCAAGTAAAAAATGGTATATTTTCtttattcatgtttatatttttcaatattcataaatgaATGTAAGAAAATTGTTATAGACATCAAAATACTACTCATGTTACAGAGCAAGAGGTAAATCTCCATATGGCAccaattctttttttttcaccAACAGATTAAATGTGATGTAGTCTTGAAAGAGGCcggggtaaggccaaaatgtcctaaatatgccaactttgattcattatttctcaattatgattttagatacaaatgtcaaatatatgtccATCTTCCTCTGAaggacccttctatggattaAATCCTGTGAACATTTCTGTCCTGGTTTCGTGAGGAATCACACCTTTGCAACACAGACATTTCAGGTAAATGTTTAAATATTYGGTTCATTGAGGGCTAGATGACTCATAGGGACTATGACTGAACAGTGCACAATCACAGcaacaataaataaaacactaatgAATTCTTAACTTTGGGTTACACATCTATACAATCCAATAATGCCCAACTCTACAATGCTGCACAGCAACATACTACACTGTCAAAGAGTCAACAGTATTCTACCAGGTGCAGATAACTCACCAGTTCAGATCTTAGCCAGGTAATGGCTCCATCTATCTTAGCTCTCCGCAGTTCCTCATTGGCTTGGTAACTCCTGCCAAWGCTAATGGGCCCAGTAGTAGACTCTGGGGCATCCCGTGGTTCACCAGTGGTCCTGAATGCGTGAATCAGTTTGTTCTTGATGTTCTCCAGAACCATGGTTGACAAAGTGTCCTCACTTTGACTGTCTCGATTCATGCTGCCTTCCAAGGAGGCACAAATRTggatgtgagtatgtgtgtgtgtatcttttccCCACGTGTCAAGCACYGTCTTTCCAGCACCGCCAGTCTccaatatatctttttttgtcctacttttgttgtttttgctccTTTTTTCCCCCCTTGCTCCTTCACTTGTCTCAATCGACTGGACCCACTGTCCTCTCAGTTTTCCTCGTCCTGTCTAGTCGTCCTCCTCCTTGTCTTCCCTCGCTGCAGGAGCAGgattcctccctctgtttctcagcAGAAGTTACTGTGCTTCTGTTCAGCTGCCTCACTCATCCCATTCCCCGCTTTGTGTGGGACCGGCTTGTTTTGTCCCCGTTACTATGGAAAAAcagccctccctccacccccccttTGGTAAACCCAATAAGAATGGTGGAAGATCTTGGACAAAGACCATTGTTGCCTCAAAAAGAACTGAAAGGactcccccaaccccacccaccccctttctctctccctcgccctcacTCCCGCCTCCATACAATTTCAGTGTGAGAAATGCTGTGTGGGGGAGCTCTCACTTGTGTGCAGTGTCTATGTGtagacctgtgtgtgtgcttgtgtcaaATCTGTTAAACCTTTTCAGTGTCTGTGTTGCTCACCCATCTAAAAGACCTGCTTGTCAGCTTAAGAGACAGGTTGGGTGGGACCGGGGAAGGACATAGGCTTGGTGTAGCCGATTGAGAGGCACAAAGGCCGTCCAGTGGTGAAATATATCCAGGTCTTTTGTGTCCATTCCCTGTGGGTTTTCTGGATTGGTTGTTGGCACAGACTACAGTCATTCTGACTTTTCTATAGAGATAACACAGAAGTCTAGTGTCCGCTCCTCCCTGACATATGTAACTCTGCAGCATTTTCCCAGAGTAGTTAAATGGCTCGCCAGTTTGACGAAGTACTGCAAATGATTGTGCACAACAAGTGTTTCTCCAAGAGGGTGAGAGGTGAAAAaagaagtaaagagagagagggagagcgagcgagcgagcgagcgagagacagacagacagagagagagagagagagagacagtgatagagagagacagcgatagagagagagagagagcgagagagatacagagagagagaaagagagagagagagatacagagctaGAGCAACATATTGTGAGAGAAatgggcagaggcagagagagagagacagattaatATTAATTTCCCATTGCACATACTGACATCATCAACATTTCATCAGTCAATGTTAGTTCACAAAGCTCTGCTCATCTTCAAATTGAACTAGTAGTGAATTCCAGGCCATACAGTATCTCCACCTGAAACAGTTTTTCCCTGCAGTCTAGAGCCATAGtcattatgcctaattctatgtaaaaaaaaaaaaaaagtatatttttctgcataggttatctaagcatacctctttacctgCTCAATTGCCATTTTAATGAGGATGTCATTCTGACTGTTGTAAATCACACATCTCAATATACTGCACTAACATGCCTTGGATATACATCCAATTACAACACAGTACATGGGATCATAAACACACATCATCAATACAAGCACATATCATGACATCATAATTAATACACAAATATCATGATATTATCACAAGGTGCCAGATCAATTTAAACCAAAGTATTTTTCTgaatatctaagcatacctcttgagctgtctgtgtcctcctgactggtggtttcttattttaaaaataaactaaatatctctctgcatctctgctaaaaacaaaaagtaaaatattgaaaggaatgAGTGTTATTCAGTGCATtcagtaattgcttgcttttctgaagtctagcaaccttgccagcaggcatgccagctaagatagttagacaaagTTACTCTaacttgatagcctgaaatggcttggtaCCTAGtgatgaggttgggagattgggacctatctagctggctagctaaagtcaacttcataaaatttctaggtggctagtattacatagaaacaacaaaacattatccTTTCATTTATTCATCAAGAATGAATCAATAGACTACATAGCTTGATCCAATTAATTTCcttacatacagtgctttcagaaagtattcacaccctgacttaattccacacattttattgcgttacagcctgaattcaaaatggattaatattgatttattttctcacccatttacacacaataccccataatgacaaagtgaaacatgtttttcGAATTGTTttgaacatttattgaaaataaaatactgcaaatataattttacataagtattcacacccgctgagtcaatacatgttagaatcacctttggcagcgattacagctttgagtctttctgggtaagtcttgaagagctttacacacctggattgtacaatatttgcacatgattctttttaaattatatcaagctctgtcgggttggttattgatcattgctaaaaAGCCATttttaaagtcttgccatagattttcaagccgatttaagtcaaaactgtaattaggcactcaggaacattcaatgttgttttgGTAAGCaagctccagtgtatatttggccttgtgtttttaggtgattgtcctgctgaaagaacaATTGACAAGCATAcccctaacatgatgcagccaccaccatgcttgaatatgaagagtggtacttgtattcaggacataacattaatttctttgacacttttttgtagttttactttagtgccttattgcgaacaggatgcatgttttggaatattttttattctgtcatttagtattgtggagtatctacaatgttgttgatccatcctcagttttctcctattatttaacctttattttttatCAAGGCGAGTCATACTGAGAACGCAATGTCCTttagaaaatataaatacaaatgcaAGCAAAAGAAAACAACGgtcattaaaaacaaaacaacatttatcaGTAATAGGtctcggggggccggaacataattacaataatttgtagactgcaaattcaTTGCAAGAatacaaacagatataatatttgacaaaaaagTGATAATTTTCAaacattgcttacatttgtatacgatcacgtgtctctctattacgtgtgtgaatacttgggaacagatttccaagaATTCAAATGATATTTTTTGGGTCAAACatgaattaaatatatatattttatttatgttcagaaaacttgggggcaAGTTTGAAAAGTTTACACCACTTCTTGTTAACAACATATAATTTTGGAAAGTCGgtttgacagacagattatttcacttacaattcatgtatcacaattcagtgggtcagaagtttaacatacactaattgactgtgcctttaaacagcgcggaaaattcagaaaattatgtcatggacaatgaccacaagaatacttccaaagttgtggcgaaatggcttaaggacaacaaagtcaaggtattgagtggcctcacaaagcctgacctcaatcctatagaaaatttgtgggcagaactgaaaaagcaatgtgcgagcaaggaggcctacaaaccagactgttacaccagctctgtcaggaggaatgggccaaaattcacccaacttattgtgggaagcttgtggaaggctacctgaaacgtttgacccaagttaaacaattttaaggcaatgctaccaaatactaactgagtgtatgtaaacttctgacccactgggaatgtgatggaaaaagtaaaatctgaaatcaatcattctctctactattattctgacatttcacatacttaaaataaagtggtgatcctaactgacttaagacagggaatttgtactaggattaaatgtcaggaattgtgaaaaactgagtttaaatgtatttggctaaggtgtatgtaaacggtaagggaatttcatcatgggtccctgatctgtacacagaaatgcataagtATGGAAATGAATGTccttctcttcatggtgatgtatcctaaataggtacacaaaggtaaaaatatgaaatatcctcctttgcatatttgggtattattctacacactggctattattttaatgagatCTGCCACCAAACAAGACCAAgtttggttggtccggaccaaGCCAAATCTGAACCTAGCATTGACAACTGTATTTCACAAATTTGGACATCACAAAGTACAGCtcagtagagtagagtgcagCACAGAACAATAAAGTAGAGTTCAGTATAGTCAAGTAGAGTATatttcagtatagtacagtactttATACTGTATTGTAGATCACTCAACTCTAGTGTGATCTACTATGTCCTGAAGTCTACTTCACTCtattctactttactgtactccactgtaatgtactgtactatgctgtccaaacttgtgaaacatagacgtctatgattggttcctaaccggaccaaatctgaaccaatcatggacgactatgtttgggacaaattaAGTCTGGTCCAAAGGTCTGGACGATGTAATCAAGGCTTGTTCGGAACGGACCAAAAAAACTATATgtgtggatgttgaaatcaaggccaggactgactgaccaaatttcagtcggtgctcagtgggtgagaatGCTGCTTACAGtagaatggaaagagagggggctcatgggtaggtgtcagtaagagccgggagaggtgacatcaattggagagagagagaagagaggggggggtgttGTCCAGACTTTTCACACTATTGCTTTGACCAGGGCTGGATTAATGCAGGGAGTTAAAAAAAGTAAgatagaaaaggtgtgtgtgtgtttatatactgtatgtatgtatgtatatatatatatatatatatatacactgcatgaccaaatgtatgtggacacctgctcgtcgaacatttcattccaaaatcatgggcattcaaatggagttggtcccccatttgctgttataaccgcctccactcttctgggatgaccttccactagatgttggcacATTGCTGCGGGGtactgcttccattcagccacaagagcattagtgaggtcaggcactgatgttggccaatTAGACCGGGcttgcagtcagtgttccaattcatcccaaaggtgttagatggggttgaggtcagggctctgtgcaggccagtccagttcttccacaccgacaaaccatttctgtatggacctcgctttgtgcacgggggcattgtcatattgaaacaggaaagggccttttccaaactgttgccacaaagttggaaacacagaatcatctatgtcaatgtatgttgtagcgttcagattgcccttcactggaaccatgataaacaaccccagaccattattcctagtCCGTCGGATcatcagatggtgaagcgtgattcacaactccagagaacgtgtttccactgctccagtccaatggcggcgagctcggccatggaaacccatttcctgaagctcccaatgaacactttttgtgctgatgttgcttccagacccattttggaacttggtagtgatcCTCTGTAGCAGCACAAGaagtgttcgtcgggagcttcatgaaatgggtttccatggccgagctcgCCGCCWTTGGactgaagactgttggaaaagcattccaggtgaagctggttgagagaatgccaggcgtgtggaaagctgtcatcaaggcaaaaggtggctactttgaagaatctcaaatatatttatgtcttcactattattctacaatgtagaacattttaaaaataaagaaaaacccttgaatgagtaggtgcgcccaaacttttgactggtactgtatatacaaatgtatgcgGACAcccccacatacttttgtgtgtatatatatatatatatatatatatatatatatattgtatcatactaaatggagagtCACAGATGtatatacagaataatacgaaatgctctgagaccatgtTGCTTAAAAATACCTTAAGTGTCTGGtaagggcttggtgtgtttggtttTGGGGGCTCCgtggtggcacagcggtctaaggcactgcatctcagtgctagaggcatcactacagacccaggtttgattccaggctgtatcacaaccggctgtgactgGTCCCATAGCAAGGCGGACACTTAGCCAAGTGTCGTCCGGgatagggtttggctggggtaggcgacattgtaaataagaatttgttcttaattgacttgcctagttaaaaaaataaaaataaaaataataaatgaataCAGGGCAAATTGAGTGAGGCATAAACACTTTctttatacttttatttatttatctcaaAATATGCAGATAATATAAAGCGTTCTTTAACTATCCTTAATCCGTGATGCATTGTGCTAGAAACAAGCTTTAAAATGCACCTCTGTTGTTTGGTTATGCAACGGACGAGTAGACAGCAGGTGAAGCTTACATTGCGTCGGTCGAGCCTCTGTCTTGGTGGAAAGGTAACTTTTTAAAGTGCCATGATTAATTTCATAAGGATTTCTAATATTTAATTWTTTGCAAAGAGYAACCGTTTCGTTGCAAACAAGAGACTCTGGTTTGACGTTAGAGAAATATGGTAAGAAAGCCTATTTCTCTGTTCATTCTTCCCTGAAACTTCGATTTTCATTATccacctttcttctgaaacttttTCAGAGTGACATTTTCTCTTGTTTGCAAGATGCTTTTCCCTAATCAAcgcataaataaatataaaaaacgaATTTAACAGMGGCATTGGTGATTTTATCGGTGTAATCAGATTGAAAATATTAGGATATGTTATTGACATTGAACTGATTTATATAGCCTACTATTATGTTCTTATCTGCCGACTAATAGCTGAGAAMAAACATATTGCTGATCCCTGCTGTACAATATTCTAGTCTAGCATGGATAGGAAGGGGTTGGCAATTTTTTGTCTCGCTTAGGGCAGCAGAATGTACTGGGCAATTCTGCTACCCATAAAAAATGTTGGTGCACATGCGTGCGCACACAAAGGAGATTCTGTACCGGGAAGAAATTAAATATACTTTTACCCCTGGTTATAACAATCAAACAGATTGGTAAATGAAAAACCTGTAGGCTGTTTGCTTCCCAATTATACAAGAGTAATTGTAATGAGCCTTATTCACAAAAAACAATTGTAttgtgttaggatttatgtttatgcactatagctagcatattgtttgaagatgaatattgttttgttacacacacacacaaacaatacagatgtgtaggtgtgtaaagactgaccaacatagagtgacaggccataaaagctgtggtcaatctggagaggRgaggggtgcatatctctaggccaaccagggcGGTTAGGGCACTGATCAATACCAAATAAGGGactgtttgagtgtagaatcgggggagacacaagacggatctaatctacccaacaaccagatgtgTACAGAGGAGAGCACTAAGGGACTTGGACAAGTCCGAGTGCCAgcataggctgagcaaagtttaaacYGCGCTCAGCCTCTACTATGATAGGCCAACGGACGAGTTGGAACTAAAGCTGTCATAGTATAAGAACTGCTATTTGAGTAAATTCCACAGTTCTCTGTTTTACCttgcgcggtgatacagcgaacccgtatatacgaaaattgcatttaccatttatcgcatGAGtgtacttaaagtatattcggtgactctgaatcacattttgtcctgataccagatttgaactgACSCAAATCTCTTTCAATTGTCATCCAATGGTAGTCGAACTAACGTCATTAGTTATAGGCCTAATAATGATTTATTGGTAAATGAAAAACTGGTAGACTAATAACCGACTTAACAATaacttttattttcatatttagtttggagtttgttgtgttttgttaacATTCAAAAGCCACAGTATGATTCTCTTAAGAATAGAATGCCTTAGCTCTCCCAACCTTGTTTGACATGGTTGATGTAACCTCTATCGCTGTTGATCCTCCCACTTCTGATGACACACCCACGTATGCAGTTACCCATACTTGCAAGTGGAAGCCAAGTACCTCTGACTGCAATGTGCAATTCAGGCTGGGCTCAATGTAGGCGGGGTCAAACATTTGACTCCACCCACCTTTTTTTTGTCTGAGGTTTGACGGTCACACactgaatacaaacacacacgtttGCGCAAAGCACACGTTGAATACAAACATATTTCATTTTTGAAGATCTTAAGaaatattatataaagtggtACCAGCAGATGTGTTGTAACACTTYTTGCTTCATGCTATGAGACAAGTTACTGATATTGTTGCAGTGTACAACACTTATGTATATATGTCATGTACTGTTAAAATTGTGTTGATAAATGTTATAACTTATATTATTTCATTGAGCATATATATACAGTTACTACCTATcctgatttataatgctatttacttTCCTCATGAGAATGGAGACAGACTATACCAATATGGACATACTGACAAGCTGAATGTGCTATGTACATTAAGTTATACCAGCTCCAGTAAAGAGATCAGAGACTCAGGTGACTTCAACGTCATCTTTACTGAACAACTTAACACAACTAACAATTGAAACAATTAACACAGCAGACAAAAACAAGGTTTGACCACTCCTCAAAAATGGCTTCACTCTTGCTCCTCAAGAGGCAAAGGCAGTAATGTTCTTGTTGTTCGATGTGGAGGCAGTTGACATCTCAATCTCTCTGGAACATGAATGGTTCCTTGAGAATATTTTCCTCTTCATCCAGGCCATCATACAACCGTAGTTCTTTAAGGATTGTAATATGGTCTTCCCTGTCCATCCCAATCACACTAGGGAGGGAAACAGTGCCTTTAAATGTTTGGAGTTCACGCCACCTTGCTGCCTCTARGGTGTCCCTTAGAAGAACATCTGCTTCCTTGAAGATAAAGGAAGAATAAACATTAAGAGTAGTGCCTCATTGGGTGATCAAGTCAAATTACACCCCACTTTCACAATACCACCATGCAAACAAAAGCCACTATTACTAAAAGGGCTTTTCAGTGAGATCTAGACCTACTCAAGTCATCACAACTATTATATCTTGCCATGCATCAAGCCTTCAACAATacacacagtagactacataACCAGTTCACAGCTCACCGTGCATTTTGTTTTCAGTATCGTCTAGAAAGAAAACTGATGTGTATACAAGAATGCACCTTACTTTAGCTAATAGCCTATACAGTACCTGATCCTGCAGAGCTGGATGCTGATGTGACATGCTGTGACTTCTTGGGGGGGACATCTTCTACATCATGCTGAAATATATTGGGGGGGGGTTAAGTCTTTAAAAACATTggtttaagactataccactcatcatGACACCtacctgtagtgtgttttgttttcGCCACCTTTTTCGATCTTTCAACCTCTCTTCTTCAGACCTTAGTGAGGGAATGACATACATTCAATATGAACATATATTCAGGTCAGTCTGGCTACAGTAAAACAAGTGATTTTAAGGATGCAAATGAAACGTTTTTATAATGTTCAAGACTTACGGCATGGGAAAGTTCTGCAGGAGAACTAGGCGCCACCATGGCCTAATTTGCTGCATGTCTTCCTTTGAAAAAGAAAATCACACAATCGGATGGGTATCCCAAAAACATTACATCCA
This genomic window from Salvelinus sp. IW2-2015 linkage group LG30, ASM291031v2, whole genome shotgun sequence contains:
- the aard gene encoding alanine and arginine-rich domain-containing protein, with the translated sequence MNRDSQSEDTLSTMVLENIKNKLIHAFRTTGEPRDAPESTTGPISXGRSYQANEELRRAKIDGAITWLRSELLEMRSQDQQLAQTLLGLNNDIQRLRRESMFGALEPEGDEHH